TGTGCTGGTCACCGGCGCGAGCCGAGGCATCGGCGCCGCTGCGGCGATTCGCCTGGCCCAAGGCGGCGCTGCCGTGGTCGTCAACTATTTCCAAAACAAAGATGCCGCGCAAAAGGTGTTGGCGGAAATAGAAAGCGGCGGCGGCCGCGGCATTATTTTTCAAGCCGACGTCAGGC
This window of the Deltaproteobacteria bacterium genome carries:
- a CDS encoding SDR family NAD(P)-dependent oxidoreductase, which produces MAEQKTSPSLNGKVVLVTGASRGIGAAAAIRLAQGGAAVVVNYFQNKDAAQKVLAEIESGGGRGIIFQADVR